One stretch of Oncorhynchus keta strain PuntledgeMale-10-30-2019 chromosome 18, Oket_V2, whole genome shotgun sequence DNA includes these proteins:
- the LOC118370733 gene encoding vascular endothelial zinc finger 1-like isoform X4 — protein sequence MQQANEALHHQHQVAQNSLLPLLQSGGPEPVDQKPVMPILLDQKPPVSVAELLKDNVASGTGGGGGGGPVAVVKKEPKSKTPFICGYCNKAFRDSYHLRRHESCHTGVKMVSRPKKTQTAPTMVPMISTVPQRENSGGQPSYISTIAGILTTATTSASTGSSIMSPTMVPQQHQHQQHQQQSQPKKPAKPVKKNHGCEMCGKAFRDVYHLNRHKLSHSDEKPFECPICQQRFKRKDRMTYHVRSHDGGVHKPYICSVCGKGFSRDVSTGQGDYCRGQTVPEEMVLGLQCHSCSSQGQWPDHLSCHVKHVHSSERPFKCQVTACTSAFATKDRLRSHMIRHEGKVTCNICGKMLSAAYITSHLKTHGQASFNNPCNKGLSDWQWNHHSGIRKGELTVGEILNNSFQVLMDISRFQDSNTVHNSGSATPVTNSAAITSAMNRSNASNPVTIAAQMNITTSTVNITSPINLQHPVTITGPMNIAHPVAITSGMPMNITGPLNIAMRPMDSMPFLSQVLPSSPPW from the exons CAGGCCAATGAAGCCCTGCATCACCAGCACCAGGTGGCCCAGAACAGCTTGCTGCCTCTCCTCCAGTCAGGAGGACCAGAGCCTGTGGACCAGAAGCCTGTGATGCCCATCCTCTTGGACCAGAAGCCCCCAGTCAGCGTCGCTGAGCTCCTCAAGGACAATGTAGCCAGCGGGACGGGGGGAGGAGGCGGCGGTGGTCCCGTTGCAGTGGTGAAGAAGGAGCCGAAGTCCAAAACACCGTTCATCTGCGGCTACTGCAACAAAGCCTTCCGGGACAGTTACCATCTCAGACGGCACGAGTCCTGCCACACTGGCGTCAAGATGGTGTCCCGTCCCAAGAAGACACAGACAGCGCCCACGATGGTGCCCATGATCTCCACAGTGCCGCAGCGCGAGAACAGCGGCGGCCAGCCCTCTTACATATCCACCATCGCTGGCATCCTCACCACAGCAACCACCTCGGCCTCCACGGGCTCCAGCATCATGTCTCCCACCATGGTGCCCCAGCAGCATCAACATCAGCAGCATCAGCAGCAGAGCCAGCCCAAGAAGCCTGCCAAGCCAGTGAAGAAGAACCACGGCTGTGAGATGTGTGGCAAGGCCTTCCGTGACGTCTACCACCTGAATCGTCACAAGCTGTCCCACTCAGATGAGAAGCCCTTCGAGTGCCCCATTTGCCAGCAGCGCTTCAAGAGGAAGGACCGCATGACCTACCACGTGCGCTCACACGACGGGGGCGTTCACAAACCTTACATCTGCTCTGTCTGTGGGAAGGGCTTCTCCAG GGATGTCAGCACGGGACAGGGAGACTACTGCAGGGGCCAGACGGTACCAGAAGAGATGGTCCTGGGTCTCCAGTGTCACTCCTGCAGCTCCCAAGGCCAATG gcCTGACCATCTAAGCTGTCATGTGAAGCATGTTCATTCATCAGAGAGACCCTTCAAATGCCAAGTAACG GCCTGCACCTCTGCTTTCGCCACCAAAGACCGCCTGCGCTCCCACATGATCCGACACGAGGGCAAGGTGACCTGTAACATCTGTGGCAAGATGCTGAGCGCTGCCTACATTACCAGCCACCTCAAGACCCACGGCCAGGCCAGCTTCAACAACCCCTGTAATAAAG GGCTAAGTGACTGGCAGTGGAACCACCACTCAGGGATACGAAAAG GTGAGTTGACGGTAGGAGAGATCTTAAATAACTCGTTCCAAGTCCTTATGGACATCTCTCGTTTTCAAG ACTCCAACACCGTGCACAACTCTGGCTCGGCGACACCTGTCACCAactctgccgccatcacctcggCGATGAACCGCAGCAACGCCAGCAACCCGGTGACCATCGCTGCTCAGATGAATATCACCACCAGCACGGTCAACATCACCTCTCCAATCAACTTGCAGCACCCAGTGACCATCACCGGGCCCATGAATATAGCCCACCCTGTGGCCATCACCTCTGGGATGCCCATGAATATAACCGGGCCGCTTAACATCGCCATGCGGCCCATGGATAGCATGCCTTTTCTCTCCCAGGTCctgccttcctcccctccctggtAG
- the LOC118370733 gene encoding vascular endothelial zinc finger 1-like isoform X1, translating to MEPSWSTFLFQSSVGPMVPGNPRRDYYTGIRQANEALHHQHQVAQNSLLPLLQSGGPEPVDQKPVMPILLDQKPPVSVAELLKDNVASGTGGGGGGGPVAVVKKEPKSKTPFICGYCNKAFRDSYHLRRHESCHTGVKMVSRPKKTQTAPTMVPMISTVPQRENSGGQPSYISTIAGILTTATTSASTGSSIMSPTMVPQQHQHQQHQQQSQPKKPAKPVKKNHGCEMCGKAFRDVYHLNRHKLSHSDEKPFECPICQQRFKRKDRMTYHVRSHDGGVHKPYICSVCGKGFSRDVSTGQGDYCRGQTVPEEMVLGLQCHSCSSQGQWPDHLSCHVKHVHSSERPFKCQVTACTSAFATKDRLRSHMIRHEGKVTCNICGKMLSAAYITSHLKTHGQASFNNPCNKGLSDWQWNHHSGIRKGELTVGEILNNSFQVLMDISRFQDSNTVHNSGSATPVTNSAAITSAMNRSNASNPVTIAAQMNITTSTVNITSPINLQHPVTITGPMNIAHPVAITSGMPMNITGPLNIAMRPMDSMPFLSQVLPSSPPW from the exons CAGGCCAATGAAGCCCTGCATCACCAGCACCAGGTGGCCCAGAACAGCTTGCTGCCTCTCCTCCAGTCAGGAGGACCAGAGCCTGTGGACCAGAAGCCTGTGATGCCCATCCTCTTGGACCAGAAGCCCCCAGTCAGCGTCGCTGAGCTCCTCAAGGACAATGTAGCCAGCGGGACGGGGGGAGGAGGCGGCGGTGGTCCCGTTGCAGTGGTGAAGAAGGAGCCGAAGTCCAAAACACCGTTCATCTGCGGCTACTGCAACAAAGCCTTCCGGGACAGTTACCATCTCAGACGGCACGAGTCCTGCCACACTGGCGTCAAGATGGTGTCCCGTCCCAAGAAGACACAGACAGCGCCCACGATGGTGCCCATGATCTCCACAGTGCCGCAGCGCGAGAACAGCGGCGGCCAGCCCTCTTACATATCCACCATCGCTGGCATCCTCACCACAGCAACCACCTCGGCCTCCACGGGCTCCAGCATCATGTCTCCCACCATGGTGCCCCAGCAGCATCAACATCAGCAGCATCAGCAGCAGAGCCAGCCCAAGAAGCCTGCCAAGCCAGTGAAGAAGAACCACGGCTGTGAGATGTGTGGCAAGGCCTTCCGTGACGTCTACCACCTGAATCGTCACAAGCTGTCCCACTCAGATGAGAAGCCCTTCGAGTGCCCCATTTGCCAGCAGCGCTTCAAGAGGAAGGACCGCATGACCTACCACGTGCGCTCACACGACGGGGGCGTTCACAAACCTTACATCTGCTCTGTCTGTGGGAAGGGCTTCTCCAG GGATGTCAGCACGGGACAGGGAGACTACTGCAGGGGCCAGACGGTACCAGAAGAGATGGTCCTGGGTCTCCAGTGTCACTCCTGCAGCTCCCAAGGCCAATG gcCTGACCATCTAAGCTGTCATGTGAAGCATGTTCATTCATCAGAGAGACCCTTCAAATGCCAAGTAACG GCCTGCACCTCTGCTTTCGCCACCAAAGACCGCCTGCGCTCCCACATGATCCGACACGAGGGCAAGGTGACCTGTAACATCTGTGGCAAGATGCTGAGCGCTGCCTACATTACCAGCCACCTCAAGACCCACGGCCAGGCCAGCTTCAACAACCCCTGTAATAAAG GGCTAAGTGACTGGCAGTGGAACCACCACTCAGGGATACGAAAAG GTGAGTTGACGGTAGGAGAGATCTTAAATAACTCGTTCCAAGTCCTTATGGACATCTCTCGTTTTCAAG ACTCCAACACCGTGCACAACTCTGGCTCGGCGACACCTGTCACCAactctgccgccatcacctcggCGATGAACCGCAGCAACGCCAGCAACCCGGTGACCATCGCTGCTCAGATGAATATCACCACCAGCACGGTCAACATCACCTCTCCAATCAACTTGCAGCACCCAGTGACCATCACCGGGCCCATGAATATAGCCCACCCTGTGGCCATCACCTCTGGGATGCCCATGAATATAACCGGGCCGCTTAACATCGCCATGCGGCCCATGGATAGCATGCCTTTTCTCTCCCAGGTCctgccttcctcccctccctggtAG
- the LOC118370733 gene encoding vascular endothelial zinc finger 1-like isoform X7: MEPSWSTFLFQQANEALHHQHQVAQNSLLPLLQSGGPEPVDQKPVMPILLDQKPPVSVAELLKDNVASGTGGGGGGGPVAVVKKEPKSKTPFICGYCNKAFRDSYHLRRHESCHTGVKMVSRPKKTQTAPTMVPMISTVPQRENSGGQPSYISTIAGILTTATTSASTGSSIMSPTMVPQQHQHQQHQQQSQPKKPAKPVKKNHGCEMCGKAFRDVYHLNRHKLSHSDEKPFECPICQQRFKRKDRMTYHVRSHDGGVHKPYICSVCGKGFSRPDHLSCHVKHVHSSERPFKCQVTACTSAFATKDRLRSHMIRHEGKVTCNICGKMLSAAYITSHLKTHGQASFNNPCNKDSNTVHNSGSATPVTNSAAITSAMNRSNASNPVTIAAQMNITTSTVNITSPINLQHPVTITGPMNIAHPVAITSGMPMNITGPLNIAMRPMDSMPFLSQVLPSSPPW, encoded by the exons CAGGCCAATGAAGCCCTGCATCACCAGCACCAGGTGGCCCAGAACAGCTTGCTGCCTCTCCTCCAGTCAGGAGGACCAGAGCCTGTGGACCAGAAGCCTGTGATGCCCATCCTCTTGGACCAGAAGCCCCCAGTCAGCGTCGCTGAGCTCCTCAAGGACAATGTAGCCAGCGGGACGGGGGGAGGAGGCGGCGGTGGTCCCGTTGCAGTGGTGAAGAAGGAGCCGAAGTCCAAAACACCGTTCATCTGCGGCTACTGCAACAAAGCCTTCCGGGACAGTTACCATCTCAGACGGCACGAGTCCTGCCACACTGGCGTCAAGATGGTGTCCCGTCCCAAGAAGACACAGACAGCGCCCACGATGGTGCCCATGATCTCCACAGTGCCGCAGCGCGAGAACAGCGGCGGCCAGCCCTCTTACATATCCACCATCGCTGGCATCCTCACCACAGCAACCACCTCGGCCTCCACGGGCTCCAGCATCATGTCTCCCACCATGGTGCCCCAGCAGCATCAACATCAGCAGCATCAGCAGCAGAGCCAGCCCAAGAAGCCTGCCAAGCCAGTGAAGAAGAACCACGGCTGTGAGATGTGTGGCAAGGCCTTCCGTGACGTCTACCACCTGAATCGTCACAAGCTGTCCCACTCAGATGAGAAGCCCTTCGAGTGCCCCATTTGCCAGCAGCGCTTCAAGAGGAAGGACCGCATGACCTACCACGTGCGCTCACACGACGGGGGCGTTCACAAACCTTACATCTGCTCTGTCTGTGGGAAGGGCTTCTCCAG gcCTGACCATCTAAGCTGTCATGTGAAGCATGTTCATTCATCAGAGAGACCCTTCAAATGCCAAGTAACG GCCTGCACCTCTGCTTTCGCCACCAAAGACCGCCTGCGCTCCCACATGATCCGACACGAGGGCAAGGTGACCTGTAACATCTGTGGCAAGATGCTGAGCGCTGCCTACATTACCAGCCACCTCAAGACCCACGGCCAGGCCAGCTTCAACAACCCCTGTAATAAAG ACTCCAACACCGTGCACAACTCTGGCTCGGCGACACCTGTCACCAactctgccgccatcacctcggCGATGAACCGCAGCAACGCCAGCAACCCGGTGACCATCGCTGCTCAGATGAATATCACCACCAGCACGGTCAACATCACCTCTCCAATCAACTTGCAGCACCCAGTGACCATCACCGGGCCCATGAATATAGCCCACCCTGTGGCCATCACCTCTGGGATGCCCATGAATATAACCGGGCCGCTTAACATCGCCATGCGGCCCATGGATAGCATGCCTTTTCTCTCCCAGGTCctgccttcctcccctccctggtAG
- the LOC118370733 gene encoding vascular endothelial zinc finger 1-like isoform X2 has translation MEPSWSTFLFQQANEALHHQHQVAQNSLLPLLQSGGPEPVDQKPVMPILLDQKPPVSVAELLKDNVASGTGGGGGGGPVAVVKKEPKSKTPFICGYCNKAFRDSYHLRRHESCHTGVKMVSRPKKTQTAPTMVPMISTVPQRENSGGQPSYISTIAGILTTATTSASTGSSIMSPTMVPQQHQHQQHQQQSQPKKPAKPVKKNHGCEMCGKAFRDVYHLNRHKLSHSDEKPFECPICQQRFKRKDRMTYHVRSHDGGVHKPYICSVCGKGFSRDVSTGQGDYCRGQTVPEEMVLGLQCHSCSSQGQWPDHLSCHVKHVHSSERPFKCQVTACTSAFATKDRLRSHMIRHEGKVTCNICGKMLSAAYITSHLKTHGQASFNNPCNKGLSDWQWNHHSGIRKGELTVGEILNNSFQVLMDISRFQDSNTVHNSGSATPVTNSAAITSAMNRSNASNPVTIAAQMNITTSTVNITSPINLQHPVTITGPMNIAHPVAITSGMPMNITGPLNIAMRPMDSMPFLSQVLPSSPPW, from the exons CAGGCCAATGAAGCCCTGCATCACCAGCACCAGGTGGCCCAGAACAGCTTGCTGCCTCTCCTCCAGTCAGGAGGACCAGAGCCTGTGGACCAGAAGCCTGTGATGCCCATCCTCTTGGACCAGAAGCCCCCAGTCAGCGTCGCTGAGCTCCTCAAGGACAATGTAGCCAGCGGGACGGGGGGAGGAGGCGGCGGTGGTCCCGTTGCAGTGGTGAAGAAGGAGCCGAAGTCCAAAACACCGTTCATCTGCGGCTACTGCAACAAAGCCTTCCGGGACAGTTACCATCTCAGACGGCACGAGTCCTGCCACACTGGCGTCAAGATGGTGTCCCGTCCCAAGAAGACACAGACAGCGCCCACGATGGTGCCCATGATCTCCACAGTGCCGCAGCGCGAGAACAGCGGCGGCCAGCCCTCTTACATATCCACCATCGCTGGCATCCTCACCACAGCAACCACCTCGGCCTCCACGGGCTCCAGCATCATGTCTCCCACCATGGTGCCCCAGCAGCATCAACATCAGCAGCATCAGCAGCAGAGCCAGCCCAAGAAGCCTGCCAAGCCAGTGAAGAAGAACCACGGCTGTGAGATGTGTGGCAAGGCCTTCCGTGACGTCTACCACCTGAATCGTCACAAGCTGTCCCACTCAGATGAGAAGCCCTTCGAGTGCCCCATTTGCCAGCAGCGCTTCAAGAGGAAGGACCGCATGACCTACCACGTGCGCTCACACGACGGGGGCGTTCACAAACCTTACATCTGCTCTGTCTGTGGGAAGGGCTTCTCCAG GGATGTCAGCACGGGACAGGGAGACTACTGCAGGGGCCAGACGGTACCAGAAGAGATGGTCCTGGGTCTCCAGTGTCACTCCTGCAGCTCCCAAGGCCAATG gcCTGACCATCTAAGCTGTCATGTGAAGCATGTTCATTCATCAGAGAGACCCTTCAAATGCCAAGTAACG GCCTGCACCTCTGCTTTCGCCACCAAAGACCGCCTGCGCTCCCACATGATCCGACACGAGGGCAAGGTGACCTGTAACATCTGTGGCAAGATGCTGAGCGCTGCCTACATTACCAGCCACCTCAAGACCCACGGCCAGGCCAGCTTCAACAACCCCTGTAATAAAG GGCTAAGTGACTGGCAGTGGAACCACCACTCAGGGATACGAAAAG GTGAGTTGACGGTAGGAGAGATCTTAAATAACTCGTTCCAAGTCCTTATGGACATCTCTCGTTTTCAAG ACTCCAACACCGTGCACAACTCTGGCTCGGCGACACCTGTCACCAactctgccgccatcacctcggCGATGAACCGCAGCAACGCCAGCAACCCGGTGACCATCGCTGCTCAGATGAATATCACCACCAGCACGGTCAACATCACCTCTCCAATCAACTTGCAGCACCCAGTGACCATCACCGGGCCCATGAATATAGCCCACCCTGTGGCCATCACCTCTGGGATGCCCATGAATATAACCGGGCCGCTTAACATCGCCATGCGGCCCATGGATAGCATGCCTTTTCTCTCCCAGGTCctgccttcctcccctccctggtAG
- the LOC118370733 gene encoding vascular endothelial zinc finger 1-like isoform X5, with product MEPSWSTFLFQSSVGPMVPGNPRRDYYTGIRQANEALHHQHQVAQNSLLPLLQSGGPEPVDQKPVMPILLDQKPPVSVAELLKDNVASGTGGGGGGGPVAVVKKEPKSKTPFICGYCNKAFRDSYHLRRHESCHTGVKMVSRPKKTQTAPTMVPMISTVPQRENSGGQPSYISTIAGILTTATTSASTGSSIMSPTMVPQQHQHQQHQQQSQPKKPAKPVKKNHGCEMCGKAFRDVYHLNRHKLSHSDEKPFECPICQQRFKRKDRMTYHVRSHDGGVHKPYICSVCGKGFSRPDHLSCHVKHVHSSERPFKCQVTACTSAFATKDRLRSHMIRHEGKVTCNICGKMLSAAYITSHLKTHGQASFNNPCNKGLSDWQWNHHSGIRKGELTVGEILNNSFQVLMDISRFQDSNTVHNSGSATPVTNSAAITSAMNRSNASNPVTIAAQMNITTSTVNITSPINLQHPVTITGPMNIAHPVAITSGMPMNITGPLNIAMRPMDSMPFLSQVLPSSPPW from the exons CAGGCCAATGAAGCCCTGCATCACCAGCACCAGGTGGCCCAGAACAGCTTGCTGCCTCTCCTCCAGTCAGGAGGACCAGAGCCTGTGGACCAGAAGCCTGTGATGCCCATCCTCTTGGACCAGAAGCCCCCAGTCAGCGTCGCTGAGCTCCTCAAGGACAATGTAGCCAGCGGGACGGGGGGAGGAGGCGGCGGTGGTCCCGTTGCAGTGGTGAAGAAGGAGCCGAAGTCCAAAACACCGTTCATCTGCGGCTACTGCAACAAAGCCTTCCGGGACAGTTACCATCTCAGACGGCACGAGTCCTGCCACACTGGCGTCAAGATGGTGTCCCGTCCCAAGAAGACACAGACAGCGCCCACGATGGTGCCCATGATCTCCACAGTGCCGCAGCGCGAGAACAGCGGCGGCCAGCCCTCTTACATATCCACCATCGCTGGCATCCTCACCACAGCAACCACCTCGGCCTCCACGGGCTCCAGCATCATGTCTCCCACCATGGTGCCCCAGCAGCATCAACATCAGCAGCATCAGCAGCAGAGCCAGCCCAAGAAGCCTGCCAAGCCAGTGAAGAAGAACCACGGCTGTGAGATGTGTGGCAAGGCCTTCCGTGACGTCTACCACCTGAATCGTCACAAGCTGTCCCACTCAGATGAGAAGCCCTTCGAGTGCCCCATTTGCCAGCAGCGCTTCAAGAGGAAGGACCGCATGACCTACCACGTGCGCTCACACGACGGGGGCGTTCACAAACCTTACATCTGCTCTGTCTGTGGGAAGGGCTTCTCCAG gcCTGACCATCTAAGCTGTCATGTGAAGCATGTTCATTCATCAGAGAGACCCTTCAAATGCCAAGTAACG GCCTGCACCTCTGCTTTCGCCACCAAAGACCGCCTGCGCTCCCACATGATCCGACACGAGGGCAAGGTGACCTGTAACATCTGTGGCAAGATGCTGAGCGCTGCCTACATTACCAGCCACCTCAAGACCCACGGCCAGGCCAGCTTCAACAACCCCTGTAATAAAG GGCTAAGTGACTGGCAGTGGAACCACCACTCAGGGATACGAAAAG GTGAGTTGACGGTAGGAGAGATCTTAAATAACTCGTTCCAAGTCCTTATGGACATCTCTCGTTTTCAAG ACTCCAACACCGTGCACAACTCTGGCTCGGCGACACCTGTCACCAactctgccgccatcacctcggCGATGAACCGCAGCAACGCCAGCAACCCGGTGACCATCGCTGCTCAGATGAATATCACCACCAGCACGGTCAACATCACCTCTCCAATCAACTTGCAGCACCCAGTGACCATCACCGGGCCCATGAATATAGCCCACCCTGTGGCCATCACCTCTGGGATGCCCATGAATATAACCGGGCCGCTTAACATCGCCATGCGGCCCATGGATAGCATGCCTTTTCTCTCCCAGGTCctgccttcctcccctccctggtAG
- the LOC118370733 gene encoding vascular endothelial zinc finger 1-like isoform X6: MEPSWSTFLFQSSVGPMVPGNPRRDYYTGIRQANEALHHQHQVAQNSLLPLLQSGGPEPVDQKPVMPILLDQKPPVSVAELLKDNVASGTGGGGGGGPVAVVKKEPKSKTPFICGYCNKAFRDSYHLRRHESCHTGVKMVSRPKKTQTAPTMVPMISTVPQRENSGGQPSYISTIAGILTTATTSASTGSSIMSPTMVPQQHQHQQHQQQSQPKKPAKPVKKNHGCEMCGKAFRDVYHLNRHKLSHSDEKPFECPICQQRFKRKDRMTYHVRSHDGGVHKPYICSVCGKGFSRDVSTGQGDYCRGQTVPEEMVLGLQCHSCSSQGQWPDHLSCHVKHVHSSERPFKCQVTACTSAFATKDRLRSHMIRHEGKVTCNICGKMLSAAYITSHLKTHGQASFNNPCNKDSNTVHNSGSATPVTNSAAITSAMNRSNASNPVTIAAQMNITTSTVNITSPINLQHPVTITGPMNIAHPVAITSGMPMNITGPLNIAMRPMDSMPFLSQVLPSSPPW, encoded by the exons CAGGCCAATGAAGCCCTGCATCACCAGCACCAGGTGGCCCAGAACAGCTTGCTGCCTCTCCTCCAGTCAGGAGGACCAGAGCCTGTGGACCAGAAGCCTGTGATGCCCATCCTCTTGGACCAGAAGCCCCCAGTCAGCGTCGCTGAGCTCCTCAAGGACAATGTAGCCAGCGGGACGGGGGGAGGAGGCGGCGGTGGTCCCGTTGCAGTGGTGAAGAAGGAGCCGAAGTCCAAAACACCGTTCATCTGCGGCTACTGCAACAAAGCCTTCCGGGACAGTTACCATCTCAGACGGCACGAGTCCTGCCACACTGGCGTCAAGATGGTGTCCCGTCCCAAGAAGACACAGACAGCGCCCACGATGGTGCCCATGATCTCCACAGTGCCGCAGCGCGAGAACAGCGGCGGCCAGCCCTCTTACATATCCACCATCGCTGGCATCCTCACCACAGCAACCACCTCGGCCTCCACGGGCTCCAGCATCATGTCTCCCACCATGGTGCCCCAGCAGCATCAACATCAGCAGCATCAGCAGCAGAGCCAGCCCAAGAAGCCTGCCAAGCCAGTGAAGAAGAACCACGGCTGTGAGATGTGTGGCAAGGCCTTCCGTGACGTCTACCACCTGAATCGTCACAAGCTGTCCCACTCAGATGAGAAGCCCTTCGAGTGCCCCATTTGCCAGCAGCGCTTCAAGAGGAAGGACCGCATGACCTACCACGTGCGCTCACACGACGGGGGCGTTCACAAACCTTACATCTGCTCTGTCTGTGGGAAGGGCTTCTCCAG GGATGTCAGCACGGGACAGGGAGACTACTGCAGGGGCCAGACGGTACCAGAAGAGATGGTCCTGGGTCTCCAGTGTCACTCCTGCAGCTCCCAAGGCCAATG gcCTGACCATCTAAGCTGTCATGTGAAGCATGTTCATTCATCAGAGAGACCCTTCAAATGCCAAGTAACG GCCTGCACCTCTGCTTTCGCCACCAAAGACCGCCTGCGCTCCCACATGATCCGACACGAGGGCAAGGTGACCTGTAACATCTGTGGCAAGATGCTGAGCGCTGCCTACATTACCAGCCACCTCAAGACCCACGGCCAGGCCAGCTTCAACAACCCCTGTAATAAAG ACTCCAACACCGTGCACAACTCTGGCTCGGCGACACCTGTCACCAactctgccgccatcacctcggCGATGAACCGCAGCAACGCCAGCAACCCGGTGACCATCGCTGCTCAGATGAATATCACCACCAGCACGGTCAACATCACCTCTCCAATCAACTTGCAGCACCCAGTGACCATCACCGGGCCCATGAATATAGCCCACCCTGTGGCCATCACCTCTGGGATGCCCATGAATATAACCGGGCCGCTTAACATCGCCATGCGGCCCATGGATAGCATGCCTTTTCTCTCCCAGGTCctgccttcctcccctccctggtAG
- the LOC118370733 gene encoding vascular endothelial zinc finger 1-like isoform X3: MEPSWSTFLFQSSVGPMVPGNPRRDYYTGIRQANEALHHQHQVAQNSLLPLLQSGGPEPVDQKPVMPILLDQKPPVSVAELLKDNVASGTGGGGGGGPVAVVKKEPKSKTPFICGYCNKAFRDSYHLRRHESCHTGVKMVSRPKKTQTAPTMVPMISTVPQRENSGGQPSYISTIAGILTTATTSASTGSSIMSPTMVPQQHQHQQHQQQSQPKKPAKPVKKNHGCEMCGKAFRDVYHLNRHKLSHSDEKPFECPICQQRFKRKDRMTYHVRSHDGGVHKPYICSVCGKGFSRDVSTGQGDYCRGQTVPEEMVLGLQCHSCSSQGQWPDHLSCHVKHVHSSERPFKCQVTACTSAFATKDRLRSHMIRHEGKVTCNICGKMLSAAYITSHLKTHGQASFNNPCNKGLSDWQWNHHSGIRKDSNTVHNSGSATPVTNSAAITSAMNRSNASNPVTIAAQMNITTSTVNITSPINLQHPVTITGPMNIAHPVAITSGMPMNITGPLNIAMRPMDSMPFLSQVLPSSPPW, from the exons CAGGCCAATGAAGCCCTGCATCACCAGCACCAGGTGGCCCAGAACAGCTTGCTGCCTCTCCTCCAGTCAGGAGGACCAGAGCCTGTGGACCAGAAGCCTGTGATGCCCATCCTCTTGGACCAGAAGCCCCCAGTCAGCGTCGCTGAGCTCCTCAAGGACAATGTAGCCAGCGGGACGGGGGGAGGAGGCGGCGGTGGTCCCGTTGCAGTGGTGAAGAAGGAGCCGAAGTCCAAAACACCGTTCATCTGCGGCTACTGCAACAAAGCCTTCCGGGACAGTTACCATCTCAGACGGCACGAGTCCTGCCACACTGGCGTCAAGATGGTGTCCCGTCCCAAGAAGACACAGACAGCGCCCACGATGGTGCCCATGATCTCCACAGTGCCGCAGCGCGAGAACAGCGGCGGCCAGCCCTCTTACATATCCACCATCGCTGGCATCCTCACCACAGCAACCACCTCGGCCTCCACGGGCTCCAGCATCATGTCTCCCACCATGGTGCCCCAGCAGCATCAACATCAGCAGCATCAGCAGCAGAGCCAGCCCAAGAAGCCTGCCAAGCCAGTGAAGAAGAACCACGGCTGTGAGATGTGTGGCAAGGCCTTCCGTGACGTCTACCACCTGAATCGTCACAAGCTGTCCCACTCAGATGAGAAGCCCTTCGAGTGCCCCATTTGCCAGCAGCGCTTCAAGAGGAAGGACCGCATGACCTACCACGTGCGCTCACACGACGGGGGCGTTCACAAACCTTACATCTGCTCTGTCTGTGGGAAGGGCTTCTCCAG GGATGTCAGCACGGGACAGGGAGACTACTGCAGGGGCCAGACGGTACCAGAAGAGATGGTCCTGGGTCTCCAGTGTCACTCCTGCAGCTCCCAAGGCCAATG gcCTGACCATCTAAGCTGTCATGTGAAGCATGTTCATTCATCAGAGAGACCCTTCAAATGCCAAGTAACG GCCTGCACCTCTGCTTTCGCCACCAAAGACCGCCTGCGCTCCCACATGATCCGACACGAGGGCAAGGTGACCTGTAACATCTGTGGCAAGATGCTGAGCGCTGCCTACATTACCAGCCACCTCAAGACCCACGGCCAGGCCAGCTTCAACAACCCCTGTAATAAAG GGCTAAGTGACTGGCAGTGGAACCACCACTCAGGGATACGAAAAG ACTCCAACACCGTGCACAACTCTGGCTCGGCGACACCTGTCACCAactctgccgccatcacctcggCGATGAACCGCAGCAACGCCAGCAACCCGGTGACCATCGCTGCTCAGATGAATATCACCACCAGCACGGTCAACATCACCTCTCCAATCAACTTGCAGCACCCAGTGACCATCACCGGGCCCATGAATATAGCCCACCCTGTGGCCATCACCTCTGGGATGCCCATGAATATAACCGGGCCGCTTAACATCGCCATGCGGCCCATGGATAGCATGCCTTTTCTCTCCCAGGTCctgccttcctcccctccctggtAG